In Nitrospirota bacterium, the genomic window CTATATGTCAGGAAACGGAGAGAAACTATCTGTCTTTAGTCCAGAGGGTGGATTATTTAGTCTTATGGCGGGTCTCTATAATGACAAAGGCACTAATATTGATCTACCGCTGAAGGCATATTCCGGGGATGCATGGAGTTCTCACCGAGTAGGGAGGGAATCACGGACAATGCAGAACCCAGCTTTAACCATGTGCCTTGCGGTGCAGCCAGATGTTATAGAGGAAATTGGTAAGAACACTCAATTTCGGGGACGGGGGTTGCTTGCACGGTTCCTATATTCCTGTTGTAAGTCAACTGTCGGTTATAGAGTCCGGCAAAAAAAGGCAATACCTGCATCTCTTTTGGAAAATTATAATGAATTCATCATCGGTTTGTTGCGAGTACCGGCGGGTCTTAATACTTTGAGACTTACGCAGGAGGCACATGAAGCATGGGATGAGTTCTACAATGATATTGAAATCAGCATGAGGACTGGGGGTGACCTTGAATACATAAAGGATTGGGGTTCAAAACTTCCTGGAGCTGTTGCACGGATTGCTGGTTTATTACATTTTGCTGAATATGGCATCAGGGCATGTTATGAACCTATTTCTGTCAGTTCTGTCAGTGCTTCTTGTGCAATAGGAAGTAATTACGTGGAACATGCTATCGCTGCTTTTGGCCTCATGAAAGAAAATCCCAAGATCAAAACAGCAAAGACCATACTGTCATATATTCGAAGACATACTCCTGAGATATTTAAAGGAAGGGATGTACTTAGGAACACTAATATTGATGATATGAACATAGCATCGGAAGGTTTAAAAATTCTCATTGAAAGAGGATACATTAAATCAGTAGCACCTGAATATTCAGGTATCGGCAGACCTGAGGCAATGGCCTATGAGGTTAACCCTAAAATTAAAAATGTAAATGTATGAAAACCCACTGACAAAAGTGACAAAAGTCCTGTTTTGAGGGGTTTTGTCAGTATTGTCAGTGAAATATCAGGATATTCAAAATGAAATTATTTGAGAAGTATTGCAAGAAATATCAATCCAACTCAAGGAGCAAGGTAAAAGCTGCAATCATTTCAGCAGATGGTTTGCTTTATGAGTTCGAGGAGCGGGCAGCAATCATGGAATATGACGGAGGCTTGAGCAGAAAAGAGGCAGAGAGTGAAACTGTTAAGCTTGTTGTAACTTATTCATTAAAAGATGGACACGCATGAAGTTGAGGCAGGTGCAGGTATCAAGGCTGATCAAGCAGAAGGGAACGAAAAAATATGAAAAAACGTGAAAAACCACCCAAAAATGAAGTCACTTGCCTGACGAAACGACAGAAGAAATTTGCCGAACATATCGTAAACGGCCTGACACCGCAGACTGCCTATCTTGCAAGCGGGTATCGTCAAGGGTCAGTCACAGCGAGACCTTACAGGCTTTTACAGAGTGCAGAAATTCGGGAATACATACAGAGCCTTATTGACCCACACCTTCCGGCAATAATAAGGAATGACATTCAGCTTGCAAAGTTAAAAGTCCACAAGGGGGAAGGGAAAGACATCCCTCCATCACTAATTGAGGGGGCAAAAGAGAGGCTTTACAACCGCTCCTCCCTTGGGCCTGTAACTAAGAAGATTGAAGAACGTAAGGTCGAGGAATCACTGACGGTTGTTGACCTGTCAGGATATCGGTCAGACAGGAAAGAGGAAGCACAGACCGACAGCAATACGAGTAATTCAGGAAAGGAGAAAAGCCATGATCTACAGTAGTTTATACCGCAGATTAACCCGCTTGGAAAAGCAAGAGGTACGGGAACTCCGGAAGAAATATACAGACTTGGGACACGAGGTACTATCTCTGGAGGATTGCGAACGTCGTTTTGGGAAGGTAACAATATATCGGTTGCTGGACATTGGGATGTTGAACCGTCCACTGTTTCAGGTCGGGACACGGACGTATTACTCCGCAGGGAAACTGGAGCAGGCACTTGCCAGTATGTCCGCCTGCGAGGAATGTCCAAACATAAACAGGGGGAACTCAGAGGGTTGAAGGCTGAAGTCAACATAGACACGCAGGAACTTGTCAGGGAAATATCCCAGGAGGTCGTAAAGGCCATAAGACTTCTGTTATCCGGTAGGCTTGAGGATGATACCATACTGGACGTAGACGGCCTTGCAAAATACCTTGACGTTAAGCCAAACTGGATATATCAGCAGACCCATGTCAACGCTATTCCTCATCATAAGTTAGGCAGCCAGTTGCGATTCAGGAAGCAGGAGATAGACAAGTGGCTTGACTCCCATAAGTGTCCTGCCACCTCTCCCCCACCAGCTAACTTCCTGAGACGGATAAAATAATGGGTAGCCACTTCTGTATAAGGGAAGTTCCAAAGGATATTATAGTTAATAAATCAATAGGTTACAATGTGCTGTATACCAAATTGTATAGTTGAGAATGCCCTTGACAAGTATAACTATGTTATATATACTCTCCTCTATGCCTGAATGGACGCCTGAAAATATCAGAATCTTGAGAAAGACATATACAATCACAAGGCGCAAACTGGCTGAGTTGTTAGGCGTGTCCATTACAAGCATATATCAATGGGAAAGGGGGGTGAGAAAACCAAGTAAAACTGCAAAGATACTTTTGTCCAGAATAGAAGAAGATTTAAGAAAGGGGGTGAAATGATATGGCAAAAGGAATATATAAACGTGGCAACAGATATTGGATACGTTATGCCGGTCTCGATGGCAGGATCGTCTATGAACCTTCCGGAAGCACAAAGTTCAAAGACGCTGAGGCCCTGCTTATCAAGAGAAAGCAGGCAATAAAAGAAGGTAAACAACCTGAGATAAAGAAGATCGGTAATCACTCCTTCAAGGAACTTGCGGAAACTTACATTGCCTGGGTCAATGGCAGACAGAAATCAGCAAAGATTAAGGAATATATTATAAAGCAGCTCATCCCAACCTATGGAAACCTTCCTTTGAGAAGGTTTAGCACTTCTGTTGTTGAGCAATTACAGACAGACCTTATAAAAAGGGGTCTTAAGAATTGCAGTTGCAATAAAGTCCTGAATATCCTTAAGCACATGTTCTCTAAGGCTGCAGACTGGGATATGGTAGAATCAGAGGTCTTAAAGAATGTCAGGAAGGTCAAGCTATTACGGGATGATAGCGAAAGATTACGTTATCTGTCTAAGGAAGAGTGTCAGGCACTTATTAACGCCTGCGATCCCCACTTAAAACCCATTGTTATTACAGCACTCAATACAGGTATGCGGCGGGGAGAAATACTATCTTTGAGATGGGATAATATAGACCTTAAACACGGGTTTATCCTGTTAGATGTAACTAAGAACGGAGAAAAAAGGCAGATACCTATTCATGATACCCTGAGAAAAACATTAACTGGTATAACAAGGCGTATAGATATTCAGCATGTGTTCTATGACCCGATCACAGGCAAACAGTATAAAGATGTTAAGCATTCCTTTCAGACTGCTTGCAAGAGGGCAGGAATAAGGGACTTTCATTTCCATGACCTGAGACACACCTTTGCCAGTCAACTTGTCATGACGGGGGTAGACATTACTACAGTCGGCAAGTTGCTTGGCCATAAGACACTTGCGATGACTCTCAGGTATTCACATCTTGCACCTGAACACATGGTAAAGGCAATGGACATACTGGACAACGCCTTAAACGGAAAGATTAACTCAGTGGAAGATCGCTTGTTTGATGCGAAGTATACAAAAAGTATACAATTTGAGGTAAACAGCCTATGACAGCATTTCGTAACCCATTGATTTCATTGGTGGGCGATGCAGGTATCGAACCTGCGACCTCTTCCGTGTGAAGGAAGCGCTCTACCACTGAGCTAATCGCCCGGATTTTTGCCGTATTATTAACACAAGTTATCAGACCGGTCAAGGGAATTATCTATATATACAATTTGACAGACACTGTCATAATATTGTCGAAAACACGAAAAATCAGACAGCGCTCTTCGAATCACCTTTTCTAACATCCTGAAAACATAGGAAAATAAAATTTCTGCTAAAGTTTTCCATCTGGCATGCCGTTTGTATATACATTCAAGCAAAATTCTAACCCTACCTTCTAAAAAAAAGGAGATTATCATGAAAGAGCCCCTCAGCAATGTATCGAAGCAGATCAAAAACCTTGTAGATAAGAATGGCAGCATCACCCTCTTTGAATTAGAACAGACCCTTGACACCTCATACAATTTAATATTTCTTGCAATAGACAGTATGGTTACAAAAAATGAAATCATTTTAAAAAGGTGCGGAAAAGACTATTTTATCTCCAATGTTGCTACAGACGATAAACTACCCGCAGTTGATACTTATGTTAATGAGTTTCTATGTCAGGATGTTTAAGTAGTTATTTTTTATTAACTATCCATTCTGTTATTCTCTCTGTCCGGAGACTTCAAGCCCGGAATTTCAAGATAATCCATTACTACATTCATGCAACAATACAAATATCCTTACATATATATTTGTATCTAATACAAACAATATTCATTGTATAAAAAATATCTTGACAAATATTCTATATAGCGTGTATAGTAATAAATGTATGCTTAAGGAAGGTAGTACGCTCGACGAATTAGAAGATATTCTGGGTGGTCTCGAACAGCGAATTATGATGTATCGTAATAAGCTAATCGAGTTGCAGAAAAAACGTGACCGCCTTGAGGATGAGATTAAAACAGCGAAGAGATATCTTGAGTTAGCAGAAACTCTCTACAAGGTAGAGAGAAACAAATCCCGCGCCGCACAGCAGGCCCAGCCTGAAGATAGTGATAAAAGCGCATCGAAACAGGCTGAAGAAACTAAAGACCTTTTACTAAACCAATTCAAATTCTCCGGACTTAGCATACCCCAGGCCGCGTATCTTATCCTGAAAGAAGAAGGAAAGGCGCTTCATGCAAAGGACATCTATCAGCGTCTTCTTGAAGGCGGGGTTAAAATCAGGAGTAAAACACCGATAACATCTGTGTCAATATCTTTAAACAGGGACAAGAGGTTTCTGAGAGTTTCCCCCAACACATACAACCTCTCAGGAGAAGAGACACAGAATCACGAAAGGAGGTGATTTTAATTGGCAACAGCAAAGAAGAAGGCACCGGCTAAGAAGAAGGCAGCAGCAAAAAAGCCGGCAGCAAAGAAACCAGCAGCAAAGAAACCAGCAAAAAAGAAATAATGGTGTTGTTCAATCATGCCAATAAAGGGGGCTTTATGTTTTCTGTAAAGCCCCCATTTTTTTATGTATTCTTTGTAATGGAGAGGTTTCCTGCCTCAATCCACTTATCACTGCTGGCAAGAATAGCAGAGGCCAACCTGGTATTAAGGGTATGACCGGTACGGCAGGCTGTAACATGTCCTATAAACGACCTTGATAAAAGCGATAAGTCACCAATCAGGTCCAGCACCTTATGCCGGATAAACTCATCCTTAAACCTCAATCCGTCCCTGTTTAATATTCCGTCACTGTCAAGGATGATTGCATTCTCAAGCGAACCACCCTGTCCAAGACCTCTCTCCTTCAGGAAAAGGATGTCCTTCTGAAATGCAAATGTACGTGCAGGCGCTATTTCACTTATAAAACCATCTATAGAAGGATGATAGAGATACTCCTGTTTTCGGAGCAGCGGATGATCAAAATCCATAATGTACGTAATGGCAGGAAAAGGTGAAGGCTCAATCCTGATATATCCGTTTCCACCGTTTATCTCAATAGTATCAAGTATCTTTATATGGGGCCTGAGCTTATCCTGCTGCACTATCCCGCTCTGTAACATTAATTGAACGAGGGGCAATGCGCTCCCATCCATAATCGGGACCTCAGGTGCATCCAACTCAACATACATATTATCAATATTGAGTCCTGCTGCAGCAGCCAGAAGGTGCTCCACAGTCCTTACACTCGAATCATTCGAGCCAAGGGTTGATGAGAACTCTGTAGAAACTACATTCTCAGTCCTTGCTGCCAACTGAGTGTTGTTATCGCTCCTGATAAATATTATCCCGGTATCAGGGGGAGCGGGATGTAATCTCATTGATACCTTTACCCCTGAATGTAATCCTACACCCTTACAACCTACACTTTCTTTGATTGTCCTTTGATAACGCATAACTCCATAATTTAAGCAACATTCGTGCCATTGCATTCAAACCATAAATAATGAATATTTTCAATTAGATAAAGCATCTTTTTCTAATACCACAACTGTGTCATTAGCGCA contains:
- a CDS encoding helix-turn-helix domain-containing protein → MSKHKQGELRGLKAEVNIDTQELVREISQEVVKAIRLLLSGRLEDDTILDVDGLAKYLDVKPNWIYQQTHVNAIPHHKLGSQLRFRKQEIDKWLDSHKCPATSPPPANFLRRIK
- a CDS encoding winged helix-turn-helix domain-containing protein, coding for MLKEGSTLDELEDILGGLEQRIMMYRNKLIELQKKRDRLEDEIKTAKRYLELAETLYKVERNKSRAAQQAQPEDSDKSASKQAEETKDLLLNQFKFSGLSIPQAAYLILKEEGKALHAKDIYQRLLEGGVKIRSKTPITSVSISLNRDKRFLRVSPNTYNLSGEETQNHERR
- a CDS encoding helix-turn-helix domain-containing protein, with protein sequence MPEWTPENIRILRKTYTITRRKLAELLGVSITSIYQWERGVRKPSKTAKILLSRIEEDLRKGVK
- a CDS encoding site-specific integrase — protein: MAKGIYKRGNRYWIRYAGLDGRIVYEPSGSTKFKDAEALLIKRKQAIKEGKQPEIKKIGNHSFKELAETYIAWVNGRQKSAKIKEYIIKQLIPTYGNLPLRRFSTSVVEQLQTDLIKRGLKNCSCNKVLNILKHMFSKAADWDMVESEVLKNVRKVKLLRDDSERLRYLSKEECQALINACDPHLKPIVITALNTGMRRGEILSLRWDNIDLKHGFILLDVTKNGEKRQIPIHDTLRKTLTGITRRIDIQHVFYDPITGKQYKDVKHSFQTACKRAGIRDFHFHDLRHTFASQLVMTGVDITTVGKLLGHKTLAMTLRYSHLAPEHMVKAMDILDNALNGKINSVEDRLFDAKYTKSIQFEVNSL
- the lpxC gene encoding UDP-3-O-[3-hydroxymyristoyl] N-acetylglucosamine deacetylase, whose protein sequence is MRYQRTIKESVGCKGVGLHSGVKVSMRLHPAPPDTGIIFIRSDNNTQLAARTENVVSTEFSSTLGSNDSSVRTVEHLLAAAAGLNIDNMYVELDAPEVPIMDGSALPLVQLMLQSGIVQQDKLRPHIKILDTIEINGGNGYIRIEPSPFPAITYIMDFDHPLLRKQEYLYHPSIDGFISEIAPARTFAFQKDILFLKERGLGQGGSLENAIILDSDGILNRDGLRFKDEFIRHKVLDLIGDLSLLSRSFIGHVTACRTGHTLNTRLASAILASSDKWIEAGNLSITKNT